From Nicotiana tabacum cultivar K326 chromosome 22, ASM71507v2, whole genome shotgun sequence, one genomic window encodes:
- the LOC107806822 gene encoding uncharacterized protein LOC107806822: MDLEVAGEKRLMQLNELDEFRLHSYENAKLYKEKTKRWHDKHIKPRHFEPGQHVLLFNSRLRMFPGKLKSRWSGPFEVVRVTPYGAIKLRALNGERKFLVNGHIVKHYWGGMINPEKTKVVLADE; encoded by the coding sequence ATGGACCTTGAGGTTGCAGGCGAGAAAAGACTTATGCAATTGAATGAGTTGGATGAGTTCAGGCTGCActcttatgaaaatgctaagctatataaagaaaagacaaaaagatggCATGACAAGCATATCAAGCCGCGGCACTTTGAGCCAGGACAGCATGTATTATTATTCAATTCTAGACTACGGATGTTCCCTGGAAAGCTAAAATCGAGATGGTCAGGTCCGTTTGAGGTGGTGAGAGTCACGCCTTATGGTGCAATCAAGCTACGAGCTTTAAATGGTGAGAGAAAATTCTTAGTGAATGGTCATATAGTCAAGCATTATTGGGGAGGAATGATTAATCCTGAGAAGACCAAGGTTGTACTCGCTGATGAGTAA